A single window of Mycobacterium sp. ITM-2016-00318 DNA harbors:
- the soxR gene encoding redox-sensitive transcriptional activator SoxR, whose protein sequence is MDIHELTPGEMADRSGVAVSALHFYEREGLIASRRTSGNQRRYARESLRRVAFIRMSQRLGIPLARIREALATLPTDRVPTSKDWARLSAGWRQDLDDRILHLQRLRDNLTGCIGCGCLSLKTCALSNPGDVLAGQGPGAVRL, encoded by the coding sequence GTGGACATCCACGAACTGACGCCGGGCGAGATGGCCGACCGCAGTGGGGTGGCCGTCTCGGCACTGCACTTCTACGAACGCGAGGGTCTGATCGCCAGCAGGCGTACGTCGGGCAACCAGCGCCGCTATGCGCGCGAAAGCTTGCGGCGGGTCGCGTTCATCCGCATGTCACAGCGGCTCGGCATCCCGCTTGCCCGGATTCGCGAGGCCCTGGCCACGCTGCCCACCGACCGCGTTCCGACCAGTAAAGACTGGGCCCGGCTCTCGGCAGGTTGGCGCCAGGACCTCGACGACCGCATCCTGCATCTGCAGCGGCTGCGCGACAATCTCACCGGCTGCATCGGCTGCGGCTGCCTGAGTCTGAAGACCTGCGCACTGTCCAATCCAGGCGACGTACTCGCCGGCCAGGGGCCCGGCGCGGTGCGGCTCTAA
- a CDS encoding alpha-ketoglutarate-dependent dioxygenase AlkB, whose translation MEVALQSSLFDPAPERRHLGDGAWVEVRSGWVTDADSLFDELMDAILWRAERRQMYDRVLDVPRLVSFHHLIDEPVPHPVLKQMRRRLNDAYGGELGEPFTTAGLCLYRNGDDSVAWHGDNIGRSSMQDTMVAIVSLGATRTFALRPRGGGKSLRLQHHHGDLLVMGGSCQRTWEHAIPKTVKPVGPRISIQFRPHDVR comes from the coding sequence ATGGAGGTGGCGCTGCAGAGCTCTCTCTTCGACCCCGCCCCCGAGCGCCGGCATCTCGGTGACGGCGCCTGGGTTGAGGTGCGGTCGGGCTGGGTGACCGACGCGGACTCGTTGTTCGACGAGCTAATGGACGCCATCCTTTGGCGCGCCGAGCGCAGGCAGATGTACGACCGCGTTCTCGACGTCCCCCGGCTCGTCAGCTTCCACCACCTGATCGACGAGCCGGTCCCCCATCCCGTGCTCAAGCAGATGCGCAGACGGCTCAACGACGCTTACGGCGGCGAACTCGGCGAACCGTTCACCACCGCGGGCCTGTGCCTCTACCGCAACGGCGACGACAGCGTGGCCTGGCACGGGGACAACATCGGCCGCAGCAGCATGCAGGACACCATGGTGGCTATCGTAAGTTTGGGTGCCACAAGGACATTCGCGTTGCGCCCGCGCGGAGGCGGTAAGTCGCTGCGGCTGCAGCACCACCACGGTGACCTGCTGGTGATGGGCGGCTCGTGCCAGCGCACCTGGGAGCATGCGATACCGAAGACGGTGAAACCTGTCGGGCCGCGGATCAGTATCCAGTTTCGGCCGCACGACGTGCGTTGA
- a CDS encoding DUF5642 family protein: MLNLRAVLGIACVGALAACGSAESAEPDLSRADIANIKSLRSDFPAPFKVTDIAPTAIDPRIVEPQKLPAQIKFDPADCAKFANQQVLPAGVKGNMAALTAEGDGNRFIVIAVETSEKIAVNGPPENCKKVGFAGPVMRGLIETVDAPKIDGADTQGSHRVIQTTVDGKPRTGELYNYIARLGSLLVIVTANPLVVPNKPVAPVDTKRAGALLAAGVSAVKA; the protein is encoded by the coding sequence ATGTTGAACCTGAGGGCGGTGCTCGGCATCGCATGCGTCGGCGCGCTCGCCGCGTGCGGCTCCGCCGAATCGGCAGAGCCCGACCTGTCCCGCGCCGACATCGCCAATATCAAGAGTCTTCGATCGGATTTCCCCGCGCCATTCAAGGTCACCGACATCGCGCCGACGGCAATCGACCCTCGCATCGTCGAGCCCCAAAAGCTCCCTGCGCAAATCAAATTTGATCCTGCCGACTGCGCGAAGTTCGCCAACCAGCAGGTTCTGCCCGCCGGCGTTAAGGGAAACATGGCGGCGCTCACCGCCGAAGGCGACGGCAACAGGTTCATCGTCATCGCGGTCGAGACCTCGGAGAAGATCGCAGTGAACGGCCCGCCGGAGAACTGCAAGAAAGTGGGCTTCGCCGGCCCGGTGATGCGCGGGCTTATCGAGACCGTCGACGCGCCGAAGATCGACGGCGCCGACACGCAGGGCTCCCACCGGGTGATCCAGACGACGGTTGATGGAAAGCCGCGCACCGGTGAGCTGTACAACTACATCGCCCGGCTGGGATCGCTTCTGGTCATCGTCACCGCCAACCCGCTCGTCGTCCCGAACAAGCCCGTCGCCCCGGTCGACACCAAGCGCGCGGGTGCACTGCTCGCCGCCGGCGTGTCCGCCGTGAAAGCCTGA
- a CDS encoding DUF5642 family protein encodes MWYQTGVCRTGLIHALAVLCVVNACAQPDTSTQTSATTTSTAKAQVNPARISRVRSQLPPGYEIAELGGPASPAAFWGLKPGWVTDPPQCGVLADPPTDEATTKGWSGSGPGGIVHVAVTGSHASPVALDPAIVADCGQWTIASGNATGTVNLIEAPAIENATTVGIDTRANTFVEGGTETTSAAYTFSAYFEDYLAFVTVVTDPGSPNPPLGREFAADLLVKTVSALRG; translated from the coding sequence GTGTGGTATCAAACGGGCGTGTGCCGGACCGGGCTCATCCACGCTCTCGCGGTGCTCTGCGTCGTCAACGCCTGCGCCCAACCGGACACGTCCACACAGACCTCGGCGACCACCACGTCCACAGCCAAGGCGCAGGTCAACCCGGCAAGGATCAGCCGCGTTCGCAGCCAGCTGCCGCCGGGGTACGAGATAGCGGAACTCGGCGGGCCCGCCTCGCCTGCGGCGTTCTGGGGCTTGAAGCCCGGATGGGTCACCGACCCGCCGCAATGTGGAGTACTGGCGGACCCGCCCACCGACGAGGCGACGACGAAGGGATGGTCGGGGTCCGGGCCCGGCGGCATCGTGCACGTCGCGGTCACCGGGTCGCACGCGTCTCCGGTCGCCCTGGACCCGGCGATCGTCGCCGATTGTGGGCAGTGGACGATCGCGTCGGGGAACGCCACGGGCACCGTCAATCTGATCGAGGCGCCCGCCATCGAGAATGCCACCACCGTCGGCATCGACACGCGGGCCAACACCTTCGTCGAAGGCGGTACCGAGACGACGTCCGCGGCGTACACGTTCAGCGCCTATTTCGAGGACTACCTGGCGTTCGTCACCGTGGTCACCGATCCGGGGTCGCCGAACCCTCCGCTCGGCCGGGAATTCGCCGCCGATCTATTGGTCAAAACGGTGTCTGCGTTACGGGGCTGA
- a CDS encoding PE-PPE domain-containing protein: MKAIARSLVVVLVALIAVPALVVSTAITSAVQLLATTALIMGGTDHPLSPTGDTDDFVNSYFAQAVNNFIAPGLTVPAGSVDTYAVTYPAEFFPAFGTTTFEDSVAAGRQNLGQCIDNTANNCGYNNDPDVDSPAGEPPLPGPNEHFIVFGYSQSAVIASLVKNDLINDPTPDQNLDGTEFVLVSNPMRPNGGILGRGFEGQTIPIIGIPFYGPTQNSCPTADPCSPAEEDDLVFPTVDVAQQYDFLGGDAPARLDPLAFANSIAAYSLLHGLMPDRSIAPGGTDPNDPYVIYQDTYGDTTYYMVTAPRLPLLMLIEQAGVPGPVLALPDALLRVWIEDKYRRDLSPGEHVPFELSPIGNPINLVGNMLGAIPVGIDDTVQQATGAGSTLRPLGTADVYRPFGVGGQAYDKTTGQPVDDNIGLPTGAGDYDDQSALQTAAAPQGGAENKLTVVPDADELGNDTDTSKAGTSEAIKPLLPLEKWREGLKADSSHRPLGIRPGEGPVSRIVNTLTGQRTTSGSQTPAANEPAGQDDAA, from the coding sequence ATGAAGGCGATTGCGCGTTCGCTGGTCGTTGTCCTGGTGGCGCTGATCGCCGTGCCGGCGCTTGTGGTGTCGACGGCGATCACATCCGCCGTTCAGCTACTGGCCACGACGGCGTTGATCATGGGCGGAACGGACCATCCGCTGTCGCCGACGGGCGACACGGACGACTTTGTCAACAGCTACTTTGCGCAAGCGGTGAACAACTTCATCGCGCCAGGTCTCACCGTGCCGGCGGGGTCCGTCGACACCTACGCCGTGACCTATCCGGCCGAGTTCTTCCCCGCGTTTGGTACGACGACCTTCGAAGACTCCGTTGCTGCCGGCCGTCAGAACTTAGGGCAGTGTATCGACAACACCGCGAACAACTGTGGTTACAACAATGATCCTGACGTAGATAGCCCCGCTGGAGAGCCCCCGCTTCCTGGTCCGAATGAACACTTCATTGTCTTCGGCTACTCACAGAGCGCCGTAATCGCCTCGCTCGTCAAGAACGACTTGATCAATGACCCCACGCCCGATCAGAACTTGGATGGGACGGAGTTCGTGCTGGTCTCCAATCCCATGCGGCCGAACGGAGGCATCCTGGGACGTGGATTCGAGGGCCAAACGATTCCGATAATCGGCATTCCGTTCTACGGGCCGACACAGAACAGTTGTCCGACCGCTGATCCTTGCAGTCCAGCGGAAGAGGACGACCTCGTCTTCCCGACGGTCGATGTCGCGCAGCAATACGACTTCCTGGGTGGCGACGCTCCGGCTCGACTTGATCCGCTGGCATTCGCGAATTCGATCGCGGCTTACAGCCTCCTACACGGTCTAATGCCAGACAGGTCAATCGCACCGGGCGGCACTGACCCCAATGATCCCTACGTCATCTATCAAGACACCTACGGTGACACCACGTACTACATGGTGACCGCACCGAGACTGCCGCTGCTCATGCTTATCGAGCAGGCCGGTGTGCCGGGACCGGTCCTGGCGCTTCCAGACGCCTTGCTACGCGTATGGATAGAGGACAAGTACCGCCGCGACCTGAGCCCGGGCGAGCACGTGCCGTTCGAGCTGAGCCCGATCGGAAATCCGATAAATCTCGTCGGCAACATGCTCGGGGCCATCCCGGTGGGTATCGATGACACCGTGCAGCAGGCCACCGGAGCCGGCTCGACCTTGCGGCCGCTAGGAACGGCGGATGTCTATCGGCCCTTCGGTGTCGGCGGCCAGGCTTACGACAAGACCACAGGCCAACCAGTCGACGACAACATCGGTCTCCCCACGGGAGCCGGCGACTACGACGACCAGAGTGCCCTGCAGACGGCTGCGGCTCCCCAAGGCGGTGCCGAGAACAAGCTCACCGTCGTGCCGGACGCGGATGAGCTCGGCAACGACACAGACACATCAAAGGCAGGAACCTCGGAGGCCATCAAGCCGTTGCTGCCGTTGGAGAAGTGGCGTGAAGGGCTCAAGGCCGATTCCAGCCACCGGCCCCTGGGAATCCGCCCGGGTGAAGGTCCGGTCTCGCGCATCGTCAATACCTTGACCGGTCAGCGAACTACATCCGGATCGCAGACACCGGCCGCCAATGAACCGGCAGGCCAGGACGACGCCGCTTAG